One Candidatus Zixiibacteriota bacterium genomic window carries:
- the rodA gene encoding rod shape-determining protein RodA, with product MMTRIDYRALDWKLIGAFLALSLIGIVTIFSAQFYADSAYKQTYFLRQSLWLAIALMAFLAVLHAPQRLFDAGAYTFYGVALVLLVAVLAVGHSRMGASRWFDIGPFSVSPSDLGKVALLLTLSRFFAYTRLPIASKRRLGLSAALALIPMALVLKQPDLGTSLVFMVLLFALWFWSGLSPWYMLLILSPLISLVAAFYWLSWVLYFVVLIAFLGILRPGLLFSIVMMLFNLGFGMITPMIWNHLKDYQKMRILVFLDPGYDPRGAGYQIIQSKIAIGSGGILGKGFLNGSQARLDYLPERHTDFIFSVFGEEFGLLGTLIVIGLFLYIFYRCLGIAVRCRSKFASNVIFGAISIFFFQFIVNIGMTLGLMPVTGLPLPFVSYGGTALLTSWVLVGLIVISEYHQHEY from the coding sequence ATGATGACGCGAATCGATTATCGGGCCCTGGACTGGAAGCTTATCGGTGCCTTTCTCGCCTTATCGCTCATCGGCATCGTCACGATTTTCTCGGCACAGTTTTATGCCGATTCGGCCTATAAGCAAACCTACTTTCTGCGTCAATCGCTGTGGCTGGCGATCGCCTTGATGGCGTTTCTGGCGGTGCTCCATGCTCCGCAGCGGCTGTTTGATGCCGGGGCGTACACCTTCTATGGCGTCGCGCTGGTGCTCTTGGTCGCCGTGTTGGCGGTAGGACATTCGCGCATGGGGGCCTCGCGATGGTTTGATATCGGGCCGTTCAGCGTCTCACCCTCCGACCTCGGCAAGGTGGCATTGCTTCTCACGCTGTCCCGGTTCTTCGCATACACCCGACTGCCGATTGCGTCAAAGCGACGATTGGGTCTGTCTGCTGCGCTCGCGCTTATCCCGATGGCGCTGGTGCTCAAGCAGCCTGATCTGGGAACATCGCTGGTCTTCATGGTGCTGTTGTTCGCGCTCTGGTTTTGGTCGGGGTTGTCGCCTTGGTACATGCTGTTGATCCTGTCGCCGCTCATTTCACTCGTAGCTGCGTTCTACTGGCTTTCCTGGGTGCTGTACTTTGTTGTGCTTATCGCCTTTCTGGGTATTCTCCGCCCCGGGCTTCTCTTCTCCATCGTGATGATGCTCTTCAATCTCGGGTTCGGTATGATCACGCCGATGATCTGGAACCATTTGAAAGACTATCAGAAAATGCGGATACTGGTGTTTCTCGATCCCGGCTACGACCCGCGCGGTGCCGGCTATCAGATCATCCAGTCAAAAATTGCAATTGGTTCCGGAGGCATACTCGGCAAAGGGTTCCTGAACGGCTCACAGGCGCGTCTGGACTATCTTCCTGAGCGTCACACGGATTTCATCTTCTCTGTCTTTGGGGAGGAGTTCGGACTGTTGGGGACGCTCATCGTGATCGGGCTCTTCCTGTATATTTTCTACCGCTGTCTCGGCATTGCCGTCAGATGCCGCTCGAAGTTCGCCTCCAACGTCATCTTCGGCGCTATCAGTATTTTCTTCTTCCAGTTTATCGTGAATATCGGCATGACCCTGGGGTTGATGCCGGTCACGGGTCTGCCGCTTCCGTTCGTGAGCTACGGAGGTACGGCGTTACTGACCTCGTGGGTGCTGGTGGGACTGATCGTGATTTCGGAGTATCATCAACATGAGTACTAA
- the mrdA gene encoding penicillin-binding protein 2, whose translation MDRYTLSLDSRRRVAQGLIVAAALFILFGLFKLQIIQREEMTQLAENNRIRVVPVEAQRGSMLDREGRIIVSNRPSYTVSVVPAEEVKGRTLNNLSRIIGFDTLQLRKRIRKTQVTPYQPAPVRKDIPFDIVAVLEEQNSEFPGVSYQLDQVRMYDDSLAAEAFTGHVGEVSEQEMAKAVAGMYRMGATIGKKGLEKQYDQPLRGMEGTEFIEVTAFGEILGPYEGREPVQPVAGSDLLLTIDEDVQRTAVESLDSFCCGAVVAIDPRNGEILCMTSDPGFDPNVFSGIVTDSLWQQISNDSTHPLLNRPINGLYPPGSTAKLLTLGAGLESGVIDENTSFKSCGGGYQFGNRYFKCWEKRGHGTTTAIHAVEMSCDVYFYQLGLRVGVDQLSQYYSLCGFSRPTGIDLPNESSGLNPNSKYYDRRYGKNGWTKALVLNNAIGQGEILVTPLQLAQFYAGLANWGKVYRPHVVRGIRKPNGQESLVRPELSFTLPFSTRTLSILREGLRLVTEGGRGTARRLRNELYTVCGKTGTAQNPHGKDHSWFVGFAPIENPEIVVCTIVENAGHGSEVAAPIVGKVIETYMKKKLGIPLQVAQTATLETKP comes from the coding sequence ATGGACCGGTATACGCTTTCATTGGATAGCCGACGGCGGGTGGCGCAAGGGCTGATAGTCGCCGCCGCGCTGTTCATCCTGTTCGGTCTGTTCAAACTGCAGATAATTCAGCGCGAAGAAATGACGCAGCTGGCGGAAAACAACCGCATCCGGGTCGTGCCGGTAGAGGCACAGCGCGGTTCCATGCTGGACCGGGAGGGGCGGATCATTGTCTCCAATCGTCCCAGCTATACGGTTTCTGTTGTCCCGGCCGAAGAGGTGAAAGGGCGCACCCTGAACAACCTGTCCCGCATAATCGGGTTCGACACGCTCCAGCTTCGCAAGCGGATTCGGAAGACACAGGTGACCCCCTATCAACCGGCGCCGGTGAGAAAAGATATCCCGTTCGATATCGTGGCTGTGCTCGAGGAACAGAACTCCGAATTCCCCGGTGTCAGCTATCAGTTGGATCAAGTGCGTATGTACGACGACTCGCTCGCGGCGGAGGCGTTCACCGGGCATGTCGGCGAGGTCTCCGAACAGGAGATGGCGAAAGCAGTTGCCGGGATGTATCGCATGGGGGCAACGATAGGCAAGAAAGGGCTTGAGAAGCAGTACGATCAGCCGCTACGCGGTATGGAAGGAACCGAATTCATCGAGGTCACCGCATTCGGTGAAATCCTGGGACCGTACGAGGGCAGGGAACCGGTCCAACCGGTGGCAGGCTCGGACCTGTTGCTCACTATCGATGAAGATGTACAGCGGACCGCGGTGGAATCATTGGACTCTTTCTGCTGCGGCGCCGTGGTGGCGATCGACCCTCGCAATGGCGAGATCCTCTGCATGACCTCCGACCCGGGTTTTGATCCCAACGTGTTCTCAGGTATTGTCACCGACAGTCTCTGGCAGCAGATTTCGAATGACTCCACGCATCCATTACTCAACAGACCAATCAATGGTCTGTATCCGCCCGGCTCGACCGCCAAATTGCTGACCCTTGGCGCTGGGCTGGAATCCGGCGTGATCGACGAGAATACGTCGTTCAAGTCGTGCGGTGGCGGCTATCAGTTCGGAAACCGCTATTTCAAATGCTGGGAAAAGCGAGGACACGGCACCACCACGGCGATTCATGCGGTCGAGATGTCGTGCGATGTCTATTTCTACCAGTTGGGGCTTCGGGTTGGAGTCGATCAACTCAGCCAATACTACAGTCTGTGCGGTTTCTCCCGGCCGACCGGTATCGATTTGCCGAACGAATCGAGCGGTCTTAATCCCAACAGCAAGTATTACGATCGTCGGTACGGCAAGAACGGTTGGACCAAGGCATTGGTGCTGAACAACGCTATCGGGCAGGGGGAGATACTGGTGACGCCGCTGCAATTGGCTCAGTTTTACGCCGGGCTCGCCAACTGGGGGAAAGTATACCGGCCGCATGTCGTGCGCGGTATTCGCAAGCCCAACGGACAGGAGTCGCTGGTCAGACCGGAGCTTTCATTCACGTTGCCGTTCTCAACGAGGACACTGTCAATCCTGCGTGAAGGGCTTCGCCTGGTTACCGAAGGGGGGCGCGGCACGGCGCGTCGACTGCGAAACGAGTTGTACACTGTGTGCGGCAAGACCGGAACCGCACAGAATCCGCACGGCAAAGACCACTCCTGGTTTGTCGGCTTTGCGCCAATCGAAAACCCGGAGATCGTGGTCTGCACGATCGTCGAGAATGCAGGACATGGTTCCGAGGTAGCGGCGCCGATCGTGGGGAAAGTCATCGAGACCTACATGAAGAAGAAACTCGGGATCCCTCTCCAGGTGGCCCAGACAGCGACACTCGAGACAAAGCCATGA
- the mreC gene encoding rod shape-determining protein MreC produces the protein MRWISNLFSRHWRKVHYLVVFLLGIVLISPEFGVSNLASEVVLRGLYYPFFKIHNTLRDLVRVDEENMRLRTELVDAKVRLTMLEESGRENIRLRSILGFETPLGYSLMPTEVTTTNGVRIPTSAVINRGAIDGISIGEPIISEEGLVGRVVSVSSTFATVQLLTDPTSRVAVRVSESREMGIAKYIMTKGLIVDNIPTRGDVKPGDQILSSGMGGVYPAGLIVGTVIAVDRPENDPFCEVRLAPAADFNSLDELFVLRAKGR, from the coding sequence ATGAGATGGATCTCAAACCTTTTCTCCCGACATTGGCGCAAAGTTCATTACCTGGTGGTCTTTCTGCTGGGTATCGTTCTGATCTCCCCGGAATTCGGCGTCAGTAATCTGGCCAGCGAAGTGGTACTTCGCGGGCTCTACTACCCGTTTTTCAAGATCCACAACACCCTGCGGGACCTCGTCCGCGTCGACGAGGAGAACATGCGGCTCCGCACGGAGCTGGTTGACGCCAAAGTGCGCCTGACCATGCTGGAGGAGTCCGGCCGCGAGAATATCCGCCTTCGCTCCATCCTCGGATTTGAAACGCCGCTCGGCTACAGCCTGATGCCGACCGAGGTCACCACGACCAACGGTGTACGGATCCCTACGTCGGCGGTCATCAATCGTGGCGCTATTGACGGTATTTCTATTGGCGAGCCGATCATCAGTGAAGAGGGACTGGTGGGGCGGGTGGTGTCGGTTTCCAGCACGTTCGCCACTGTGCAATTATTGACGGACCCGACCAGCCGTGTGGCCGTGCGGGTCTCGGAGAGCCGGGAAATGGGGATCGCCAAATACATCATGACCAAGGGGTTGATCGTTGACAACATCCCGACACGCGGCGATGTCAAGCCCGGGGACCAGATCCTGAGTTCCGGCATGGGGGGTGTGTATCCGGCGGGATTGATTGTGGGGACCGTTATCGCCGTGGACCGTCCGGAGAACGACCCCTTCTGCGAAGTGCGTCTGGCGCCGGCGGCCGATTTCAACTCTCTTGACGAGCTATTCGTATTGAGGGCCAAGGGGCGATGA
- a CDS encoding PTS sugar transporter subunit IIA — protein sequence MKLSKFCDESLVLFNLKSSSKDGVIQELVDLAATSNMIKDRNELLEDVRERENLVTTGVGYGVAFPHAKTRAAKGIVITFGRSHKGVEFEAMDHKPVHLFFLIAAPEDAIGAHLNVMARLSFLMKSEENRQKLMQANSPGDVLALMDNVN from the coding sequence ATGAAATTGTCTAAATTCTGCGACGAAAGTCTGGTACTCTTCAATCTGAAATCATCGTCGAAGGATGGTGTTATTCAGGAGCTGGTCGATCTGGCGGCCACCTCCAACATGATCAAGGATAGGAACGAGCTGCTGGAAGATGTCCGCGAGCGCGAGAACCTGGTCACGACCGGGGTAGGCTATGGCGTGGCGTTTCCGCACGCCAAGACCCGTGCCGCCAAAGGGATCGTGATCACGTTCGGACGGAGCCACAAAGGCGTAGAGTTCGAGGCGATGGATCACAAGCCGGTGCACCTGTTTTTCCTGATCGCCGCCCCGGAGGATGCCATCGGCGCTCACCTGAATGTTATGGCGCGGCTGTCATTTCTTATGAAGTCGGAAGAGAATCGACAGAAGTTGATGCAGGCGAATTCGCCCGGCGACGTGCTGGCACTCATGGATAACGTAAACTAA
- a CDS encoding Trm112 family protein, with translation MAALPQSLLEKLACPKCKGKLEYREREGVLDCHGCKLRFRVADGIPVLLLDEAETIT, from the coding sequence ATGGCGGCGCTGCCCCAGTCGTTACTCGAAAAACTGGCGTGCCCGAAATGCAAAGGGAAGCTCGAATACCGCGAACGGGAAGGCGTTCTCGACTGCCATGGCTGCAAACTCCGTTTTCGCGTGGCGGACGGCATCCCGGTACTGCTGTTGGACGAAGCAGAGACTATAACGTAA
- a CDS encoding acetyl-CoA carboxylase carboxyltransferase subunit alpha: MADGPYLDFERPILELEKKISDMKDFAVGENIELSGEIAMMEKKLEKLREEIYSGLTRWQRVQLSRHPKRPHTLDYIHLMTTDFIELHGDRGFADDKAVVGGPAKLDGEPIMIIGQQKGRDTKQKLLRNFGMMHPEGYRKARRLFGLADKFHLPIVILVDTPGAYPGIGAEERGQAEAIAKNIQVMFELRVPIVVVIIGEGASGGALGIGVGDRVLMMEYAWYSVISPEGCAAILFRDAARAPEAAETLKVTAEDLLNLGIIDGIIAEPPSGAHTDPVYAAASVKTELIRVLTELKQKPVDQLLAERLAKYRRMGEFREY, encoded by the coding sequence ATGGCCGACGGACCGTATCTGGATTTCGAGCGTCCCATTCTGGAGCTCGAAAAGAAAATCTCCGACATGAAGGATTTCGCGGTAGGGGAGAACATCGAACTCTCCGGCGAGATCGCCATGATGGAGAAGAAGCTGGAGAAACTCCGCGAGGAGATCTATTCCGGCCTGACCCGCTGGCAGCGGGTGCAGTTGTCGCGCCATCCCAAACGTCCCCATACCCTCGATTATATCCACCTGATGACCACCGACTTTATCGAACTGCACGGCGATCGCGGTTTCGCCGACGACAAAGCGGTGGTCGGGGGACCGGCAAAACTCGACGGTGAGCCGATCATGATCATCGGGCAGCAGAAGGGACGCGACACCAAGCAGAAACTGCTGCGCAATTTCGGCATGATGCACCCGGAAGGATACCGTAAGGCGCGCCGATTGTTCGGCCTGGCGGACAAATTCCATCTTCCGATAGTTATTCTGGTCGACACGCCCGGGGCCTATCCGGGGATCGGTGCCGAAGAGCGGGGACAGGCAGAAGCGATCGCGAAGAACATCCAGGTGATGTTTGAGTTACGCGTACCAATTGTGGTGGTGATAATTGGTGAAGGGGCCTCCGGCGGCGCGCTGGGGATCGGTGTCGGCGACCGGGTACTGATGATGGAATACGCCTGGTATTCGGTTATTTCGCCGGAGGGATGCGCCGCGATCCTGTTTCGTGATGCGGCGCGTGCCCCTGAAGCCGCGGAGACGCTGAAAGTAACGGCGGAAGATTTGTTGAATCTGGGCATAATCGACGGTATCATCGCTGAGCCGCCGAGCGGCGCCCACACGGACCCGGTCTACGCGGCCGCGTCGGTCAAGACGGAGCTGATTCGCGTGTTGACGGAACTGAAGCAGAAGCCGGTCGACCAGTTGCTGGCCGAACGGCTGGCCAAATATCGCCGCATGGGCGAATTCAGGGAGTATTAG
- a CDS encoding MraY family glycosyltransferase, translating to MIPADLVVIFFVSAVVTAISIPIAIRASERFALLDFPGRHKRHKRPVPFLGGVVLFLALWGGIVTLTIISDEFWRELAGPVAFVYAGAVLVFLVGLFDDLRPLSAWVKLLAEAVAGLLLFAGGLGIDPLSIPFYGEIEVGGFSALLTILWVVALTNAINLIDGLDGLAAGVSLIGAITLSIIGGLYDAWSALVFTLPLSGFLAVFLFWNRYPARIFLGDSGALQIGYYFAVVSLLVRFKSFTAAALYVPLIALGVPLLETGLSFVRRMLSGRNVMQADRRHLFHYLGHAGLTPRQIVLFFYLLSAVFGLFALAMFLWNRLVVFGFLVLFMVVILVGIFIFMSGSARWKRARGNPPNGSPS from the coding sequence ATGATCCCTGCCGACCTGGTGGTCATCTTTTTTGTCAGCGCGGTTGTGACCGCGATAAGCATTCCTATCGCCATCCGCGCCAGTGAGCGATTTGCGCTGCTTGATTTTCCAGGCAGACACAAACGGCACAAGCGTCCGGTACCGTTCCTCGGAGGTGTGGTCCTGTTTCTTGCACTCTGGGGAGGGATCGTCACATTGACGATTATCTCAGACGAATTCTGGAGGGAGCTGGCCGGCCCGGTCGCGTTTGTGTACGCCGGGGCCGTCCTGGTGTTTCTTGTCGGACTATTCGATGATCTTCGACCATTATCGGCCTGGGTAAAATTGCTCGCCGAAGCAGTCGCGGGATTGCTGCTCTTTGCAGGCGGGCTTGGTATCGACCCGCTAAGTATCCCGTTCTACGGCGAGATTGAGGTCGGCGGATTTTCGGCCCTGCTCACGATCCTGTGGGTTGTCGCACTAACCAACGCCATTAACCTGATCGACGGACTCGATGGTCTCGCGGCCGGCGTGTCATTGATCGGCGCGATCACGCTTTCGATCATCGGAGGACTGTACGATGCCTGGTCCGCGCTGGTGTTCACGCTGCCGTTGTCCGGCTTTCTGGCCGTGTTTCTGTTCTGGAATCGATATCCGGCACGGATATTCCTTGGGGATTCGGGAGCGCTGCAGATCGGATATTACTTCGCGGTTGTCTCGCTGCTCGTGCGCTTCAAGTCGTTCACGGCGGCCGCGCTCTACGTGCCGTTGATTGCGCTGGGAGTGCCGCTTCTGGAAACCGGGTTGTCGTTCGTGCGGCGCATGCTGTCCGGCCGCAATGTCATGCAAGCCGACCGGCGCCACCTGTTCCACTATCTGGGGCACGCCGGTTTGACACCCCGCCAAATCGTCTTGTTCTTCTATCTGCTCTCGGCGGTTTTTGGCCTGTTCGCGCTGGCCATGTTCTTGTGGAACCGCTTGGTAGTCTTTGGGTTTTTGGTCCTTTTTATGGTTGTTATTTTGGTGGGGATTTTTATCTTTATGTCCGGCTCGGCCCGATGGAAGCGGGCCAGGGGGAACCCCCCGAATGGGTCCCCTTCGTAG
- a CDS encoding glycosyltransferase family 2 protein produces MNGTRAVSSDSISIVVVTCNSLPALTDCLTSLSSELRPSVDELIVVDNNSSDDSTEQVLAFFPDSKVIHNERNRGFAVACNQGARIAKGNYLVFLNPDVQVDNGSLSALVKAQENNPRAGLASARLRFSDGAFQPNCRVFPTTANILFSRGSTLSRWFGGTWYTLPDYAVTTGVEAVAATFVMTRRERFHAIGGFDERFFMFMEDTDLSLRLHQSGFVNLFVPSAGGVHAWGRGASAGRFRRAWLHHYSVWKYFLKHVPNGFSMLLLPVLLTVNLVLVGILPERRSRRPE; encoded by the coding sequence TTGAATGGCACCCGTGCAGTGTCATCCGACTCCATATCGATAGTCGTCGTCACCTGTAACTCGCTGCCGGCGCTGACCGACTGCCTGACCAGCCTCAGCTCGGAACTCCGACCGTCCGTCGATGAGCTTATTGTCGTGGACAATAATTCGAGCGACGACTCGACTGAACAGGTCCTGGCTTTCTTTCCTGATTCCAAGGTAATACATAACGAGCGGAATCGCGGTTTTGCGGTGGCGTGTAATCAGGGGGCGCGCATTGCCAAGGGGAACTATCTGGTCTTTCTCAATCCGGATGTGCAGGTGGACAACGGGTCGCTGTCCGCACTGGTGAAAGCGCAGGAGAACAACCCTCGCGCCGGCCTGGCCTCGGCGCGTTTGCGGTTCTCGGACGGTGCGTTCCAGCCTAATTGCCGGGTCTTCCCAACGACCGCCAACATCCTCTTCTCGCGAGGTTCGACATTGTCCCGCTGGTTTGGCGGCACCTGGTATACGCTGCCCGACTACGCCGTAACGACTGGGGTCGAAGCAGTGGCTGCAACGTTTGTCATGACCCGGCGCGAACGATTTCATGCGATCGGTGGCTTCGACGAACGCTTTTTCATGTTCATGGAAGACACCGATCTGTCGTTGCGGTTGCACCAATCGGGCTTCGTCAATCTGTTCGTGCCGTCAGCAGGGGGCGTGCATGCCTGGGGCAGGGGAGCATCTGCTGGTCGGTTTCGCCGCGCCTGGCTGCACCACTATTCGGTCTGGAAGTATTTTCTGAAGCACGTGCCGAACGGCTTCTCGATGCTGCTCCTGCCGGTGCTTCTGACGGTCAATTTAGTCCTGGTGGGAATTCTCCCGGAGAGGCGTTCACGGAGACCCGAATGA
- a CDS encoding polyprenol monophosphomannose synthase: MQRALIIFPTYNERDNIEKIVHAVLPLDPRIHVLIVDDSSPDGTGEIAERLANAEPKVHVLHREKKEGLGRAYIAGFTWAIEQSFDFVFEMDADFSHGPEYIKDFLREIQTHDLVIGSRYISGVNVINWPMSRLLLSYFANKYARVVTGLPIRDATGGYKCFRREVLETINLEDVHSSGYCFQIEMTMRAWKKKFRIKEIPIVFIDRVAGSSKMSKKIVREAVWKVWLLRWKSLIGKFN; this comes from the coding sequence ATGCAACGGGCCCTTATTATTTTCCCCACGTACAACGAACGCGACAATATCGAAAAAATCGTCCACGCGGTACTTCCGCTCGATCCGCGAATCCACGTTCTCATAGTCGATGACAGTTCGCCCGACGGCACCGGCGAGATTGCGGAACGCCTGGCCAATGCTGAGCCAAAAGTTCACGTGCTCCACCGCGAGAAAAAGGAAGGGCTGGGACGGGCATATATCGCCGGGTTCACCTGGGCCATCGAGCAGTCTTTCGATTTCGTGTTCGAGATGGATGCCGATTTTTCACATGGCCCTGAATATATCAAAGACTTTCTGCGTGAGATCCAGACCCATGATTTGGTGATCGGTTCGCGGTATATATCCGGAGTCAATGTTATTAACTGGCCGATGTCGCGCCTTCTGCTTTCGTATTTCGCCAACAAGTATGCGCGGGTTGTCACCGGCCTTCCGATCAGAGATGCTACCGGCGGTTACAAGTGCTTTCGCCGTGAAGTACTCGAAACGATTAATCTGGAGGATGTCCATTCGTCCGGCTACTGTTTCCAGATCGAGATGACCATGCGCGCCTGGAAGAAGAAGTTTCGCATCAAAGAGATCCCGATCGTCTTTATCGATAGGGTGGCCGGGTCATCGAAGATGTCCAAGAAAATCGTCCGCGAAGCGGTCTGGAAAGTCTGGCTGCTGCGGTGGAAATCGCTGATCGGCAAGTTTAATTGA